The Pan troglodytes isolate AG18354 chromosome 7, NHGRI_mPanTro3-v2.0_pri, whole genome shotgun sequence genome has a window encoding:
- the PRSS51 gene encoding serine protease-like protein 51 isoform X3 produces MPRTIQKMYNVATGLLFQTRHGYHFMNGFKSRMIRHGRGKCHCGHGNENIQQHPLGEKASAEGHYSQRLQTAPARQ; encoded by the exons ATGCCCAGGACAATCCAG aAAATGTACAATGTGGCCACAGGCCTGCTTTTCCAAACTCGTCATGGTTACCATTTCATGAACGGCTTCAAGTCCAGAATG ATTAGACATGGCCGTGGTAAATGTCACTGTGGTCATGGGAACGAGAACATTCAGCAACATCCACTCGGAGAGAAAGCAAGTGCAGAAGGTCATTATTCACAAAGATTACAAACTGCCCCAGCTCGACAGTGA
- the PRSS51 gene encoding serine protease-like protein 51 isoform X1 yields MFQLLIPLLLALKGHAQDNPENVQCGHRPAFPNSSWLPFHERLQVQNGECPWQVSIQMSRKHLCGGSIIHWWWVLTAARCFPRTPLDMAVVNVTVVMGTRTFSNIHSERKQVQKVIIHKDYKLPQLDSDLSLLLLATPVQFSNFKMPVCLQEEERTWDWCWMAEWVTTNGYGTCPLFRTHRKPQCRVP; encoded by the exons ATGTTCCAGCTTCTAATTCCCCTGCTTTTGGCACTCAAGGGACATGCCCAGGACAATCCAG aAAATGTACAATGTGGCCACAGGCCTGCTTTTCCAAACTCGTCATGGTTACCATTTCATGAACGGCTTCAAGTCCAGAATGGTGAGTGCCCGTGGCAAGTGAGTATCCAGATGTCACGGAAACACCTCTGTGGAGGCTCAATCATACATTGGTGGTGGGTTCTGACAGCCGCACGTTGCTTCCCAAGAACCCC ATTAGACATGGCCGTGGTAAATGTCACTGTGGTCATGGGAACGAGAACATTCAGCAACATCCACTCGGAGAGAAAGCAAGTGCAGAAGGTCATTATTCACAAAGATTACAAACTGCCCCAGCTCGACAGTGACCTCTCTCTGCTTCTACTTGCCACACCAGTGCAATTCAGCAATTTCAAAATGCCTGTCTGCctgcaggaggaggagaggaccTGGGACTGGTGTTGGATGGCAGAGTGGGTAACGACCAATGGGTATGGTACGTGCCCTCTTTTCAGAACTCATAGAAAGCCCCAATGTAGGGTACCCTAG